The following proteins are encoded in a genomic region of Xenopus laevis strain J_2021 chromosome 3L, Xenopus_laevis_v10.1, whole genome shotgun sequence:
- the LOC108711638 gene encoding uncharacterized protein LOC108711638 has translation METDDGSSKLINEVEGNPTVQQETPICCLQQIADNKEEKCICGKISCPAKHPCFFAWSSDGSPPNKQSCTSDKESETECNTSDTSSEPGRPGFRCFDEEDDWVGNCELPSNMTAFNQETEDWDAEMEQSEDNYDKKDLADHVSAHSFSVPDCEWQGDTSYNPSVHHASLVSWNVVSRQPMDGQFDDAEPQDKRMTPNSRRIV, from the exons ATGGAG ACTGATGATGGGAGCAGCAAGCTCATCAATGAGGTGGAAGGGAACCCCACTGTACAACAAGAGACTCCAATATGCTGTTTGCAGCAAATAGCAG ATAACAAGGAAGAAAAATGTATATGTGGAAAAATAAGCTGCCCAGCTAAACATCCCTGTTTCTTTGCATGGAGCTCTGATG GGTCACCTCCGAACAAACAGTCCTGCACATCTGATAAAGAAAGCGAAACAGAATGTAACACCTCGGATACAAGCTCAGAGCCAGGGAGGCCAGGGTTTCGTTGTTTTGATGAGGAGGATGATTGGGTGGGTAATTGTGAATTACCCTCTAATATGACTGCCTTTAATCAGGAAACAGAAGACTGGGATGCTGAGATGGAGCAAAGTGAAGACAATTATG ACAAAAAGGACTTGGCTGATCATGTGTCTGCTCATAGCTTCTCAGTGCCGGACTGTGAATGGCAGGGAGATACTTCATACAACCCCAGTGTGCACCATGCCTCTTTAGTTTCATGGAATGTGGTGTCACGGCAACCAATGGATGGACAGTTTGATGATGCCGAACCACAGGACAAAAGAATGACGCCAAACAGCAGAAGAATAGTTTGA
- the LOC108711636 gene encoding trichohyalin produces MVAQFLFFKQERYPAMNWLWHFFTSHFEPRNHCQNEGYTVGNMLVLCVILVILITLFWYQPMRRNLLNIFVNNYENDQNVAPLALENEHLRQDHNRLIGENDQLRQGGERLIQENDQLRQDGERLIQENHQLRQDEERLIRENDQLRQDGARLIPENDQLLQEVARLIPENDELQEEINHMIEDNVNLVQQNARLEYENRRLRDGRNV; encoded by the exons ATGGTGGCACAATTTCTATTCTTCAAACAAGAAAG ATACCCAGCGATGAACTGGTTGTGGCATTTTTTCACCTCACACTTTGAACCCAGAAACCATTGCCAAAATGAGGGTTACACTGTaggcaatatgttggtgctgtgTGTTATACTGGTAATTCTCATAACTTTATTTTGGTATCAGCCTATGAGGCGTAACCTGTTGAATATTTTTGTTAACAATTATGAAAATGACCAGAATGTGGCGCCTTTGGCTCTGGAGAATGAACATCTGCGCCAGGATCACAATCGGTTGATTGGGGAGAATGATCAACTAAGACAGGGTGGAGAACGTTTGATTCAGGAGAATGATCAACTACGGCAGGACGGAGAACGTTTGATTCAGGAGAATCATCAACTACGGCAGGATGAAGAACGTTTGATTCGGGAGAATGATCAACTACGGCAGGATGGGGCACGTTTGATTCCGGAGAATGATCAACTTCTCCAAGAGGTGGCACGTTTGATTCCAGAGAATGATGAACTACAAGAGGAGATAAACCATATGATAGAGGACAATGTCAACTTAGTACAGCAAAATGCAAGGCTGGAGTATGAAAATAGGCGGCTGAGAGATGGAAGAAATGTCTGA